Proteins from a genomic interval of Lycium ferocissimum isolate CSIRO_LF1 chromosome 2, AGI_CSIRO_Lferr_CH_V1, whole genome shotgun sequence:
- the LOC132048179 gene encoding cyclic dof factor 4-like — protein MAEVQESRISQGIKLFGATIQVQQKQAKGHDHLHNHHQLTKNKVDDHHDDDDDQEKRPDKIIPCPRCKSMETKFCYFNNYNVNQPRHFCKGCQRYWTAGGALRNVPVGAGRRKAKPPCGPGPQGDMAGLSDGCFFDVTNNIHGNIINQLDFDGVVAHEDQWHLFQAAKRRRSTSGSQSC, from the coding sequence ATGGCTGAAGTTCAAGAAAGTCGCATCTCACAAGGCATCAAATTGTTTGGTGCAACAATACAAGTTCAACAAAAACAAGCCAAAGGTCATGATCatcttcataatcatcatcaactAACAAAAAACAAAGTTGATGAtcaccatgatgatgatgatgatcaagaaaaaagacCGGACAAGATCATCCCTTGTCCTAGGTGCAAAAGCATGGAAACCAAGTTTTGTTACTTCAACAACTACAATGTTAACCAACCAAGACACTTTTGCAAAGGTTGTCAGAGATACTGGACGGCCGGTGGGGCCCTACGGAACGTGCCCGTAGGAGCTGGCCGTCGTAAGGCCAAGCCGCCTTGTGGGCCCGGCCCGCAAGGCGATATGGCCGGATTATCAGATGGTTGTTTCTTTGATGTTACTAATAATATTCATGGTAATATTATTAACCAGCTTGACTTTGATGGAGTAGTTGCTCATGAGGATCAATGGCATCTTTTTCAGGCAGCCAAGAGGAGGAGAAGCACCTCTGGTAGCCAATCTTGTTGA